From Poecilia reticulata strain Guanapo linkage group LG3, Guppy_female_1.0+MT, whole genome shotgun sequence:
TGTCATGCGCACCATGGTCTACATTCTTGGGAACGCTGTGGGTAAGAACACCAAAAATAATAGGGGTATCTTTAGATGAGCAACTCTTAATTCTCAAGTGAATGTGTGTTTCCCACAGTGATATGTTATCTTATGTCTTTTTTCCAGGAAAATATGGGAGCCAAGTCACTCCTCTCTTCGTCCTCCACATGCTTTACATCTCAGTGTCTGTTTGGGCTTGCTTCCGGATCTTTAGTCAACCCTCTACACACGATGCTCAGTTAACGGTAAGTTACCAGATTCCTCTGCACATCCTCAATTATTCTACATGCGGTGCTGCTTTTGACTCTCTTGAACAGATGACTTGAGCCGTCTGCTGCAGTCAAATCTCATCGTGTACTCTTTATCACATCTTCTGCTAAATACTCTCCTCATAGGATATAAGACACAGAAGTAAACGTTTCCAGAAGGCAGACTGATTCACCACAACAATCATCAACATCAGCATTTCACTGTAGTTCCAAGTGAAAACAACATATTACTAGGGTAGAAAACGAATGTTATAGGctgctaaacatttaaaatacagcaGTTTAAACTCCACTGCAGTTCATCCTTTTTGTTACTTTGAGTGTAAAATAGTTTATACCAATGACTTCTGCCTCTAGCTGTCTGTGTAGACACAAGGAATAAATTCTGTGGTCAAAACAATACTGTAGGATTTTAAGGGTTAGATAGTTTTACTCCTCTTGGTTTCAAAGGCAAAAATCAAAGTGACACCAAACCCACGCAGAATGTGGATAAATAGCAGATTTCAAAGGGTTAGCTTGGATTTTTTTGAAGTGTGGTTATTAGTTCCTCAGTGATTCTTTTGCACAATGGAAACAAAACCTACAAGTTTATTGAGTTCTTGGCAGAACTAAAGAGAAGTCGAATCTGATCTGGAGGGAGCGATGGAAAACACGGGGTTATTAAGTTCCAGGGATAAACATTCAGGGTAACAGTGCTAATTATAACATACAGGTATTTCATTGCCTCAAAATTAATTACATATGGAAAAACTATGATTCTCAGACTCAGCTGTAACCATCTGAACATAAATGTGAAGCAGATTTGTGCTCGTAATGTGAATCTGTCTGAAATAAGTGGTCAAAATGAGAATATATCACAAATTTCTTTGCATACTGACTTGTCTTATAAAAAGCAACACTTTAGGATTtctgacacaaaaataaaagacaaaggaaaaaaagcagtttaaaatgaacttttatttctgcacaTCTTCACTCcaaacttaaaaatacaaacagcaaGAACATGTCTGTAGCTGACAGTCTCTATAACAAGGAgcagcaaaaacaggaaaccaaTAAACCCCCTGCCACCCACTCTGTTAATAAGTGGGAAGCcaatataacaataataataataaatttaagtGAATATAAAATTTTTCCAGGTCATCATAATTATCTTAAATCTCTAATTTAGTAAGCACTAGTGACTGCAGATTTATACTTCCATTGGTTAATTCATATTATTAAGGAAAATAGAACCAAATTGGTAGGTTTTGTTCATATGTAATAAtacttaatgttattttttatatttgaaccTCTATATAACAACCTATTCATCCATTATGTGTATAGATCCTAGTCCAGAAAATAAGAGTACAAATTGCTGAtgtaactttttcatcaacagcTCTGATCTCAGTGGTGAACTTTGGTCATTTTCTCTCAACAATGAAGAGAGCAAAGTGCATTAAGCTGTAGATGCTCATGTCAAGAGCACAGACAGCTGAAAACCAGTCTAATgtcatttttcagagttttcagGAATCACAGCAGACAAACTTGCTCCAGAGACCTCTGGATTTGCTGTTTATCGTCTACCTCATCCCAGCTTTGGCCTTTTGTGTCTTGAGAGGCTTGGTAAGAAACTGTGAAAGGATCAACAAGTGTAAATCGTGGACTGATTAAATGATTCATCAGGGGcccgtgtttgtttttgaaggttGTTCTGGACTGTCCCAGTAAATGGTGTGAGGACTACACCCAGCAGTTTGAGCCATACCTAAAAGATCCCTCCGCCTACCCCAAAGTCCAGGTAACTCAGTGACATGAAATATGATAAAACATCGTCCAAACACATCCCGATCCTTAATGTTTTAAACTGCATTCACATTCGCCAGATGCTAGTGAGCATGCTGTATTCTGGACCCTACTACATCATCGCCCTGTATGGGTTGTTGGTCCCAGGATGTGAATGGGTGCCAGATCTGACTCTTGTGCACTCAGGTGCTCTGGCTCAGGTAGGTAACACTGATCATTTTGAGGACAGCTGGAAGTAGTAACTTGTTTGCACACACAGAGGATTCAAAAGTGttattatcttttattttcatttcatgttacaaacacaaacagtcaggcattttgaaggattttatgtgagagaCCAACAGAAAGTATTCAAGAATAGACATACCAGACACTTTAGGGATAACTATTTATTATCTCCACAAATCTTGTCTTTATGGAAGAGCAGtaagaaaacaatcatttaacAATATTGCTAAAGTTGGTCACAAACCTTGTAGGGAACACACCAAACATTTGGAAGAAGTAGGTCAGATGAGAAAAATCTAACTATTTGGTCCACAACCAAATGCTATGTGTTGTGGAAATGTAATGCTGCACATCACCCTTAAAGCATCCCCATGGAGAAACGTGTCGGTAGCAGTGTTATGCTATGTTGATGCAAAGAAACTGGTCAGTTTTGTCGAACAgacaaaatcaacaataaaCGACTTAAATTGGTTCACCACACTTGACTCTTtagaaaacacagacaaaacCAGTGAGAAGAAACATCTTATTTCCTTAAACAGATCACCTAAAAGTGAATGTATTGCAGAGATTATGTGGCAATAGAGTTGGGCAGCCTCTCACTTTATTTACAGGCTTTTTATGGAGGTTGTGTAAAAGATTTAAGttgaacaaacaggaagtcttCAACTGCCACATTTGTGAATGTCACTGAAAGGGCTTCAACTATCTACCTTTaatcagggtttttttattgtatcCCTTTCTGTGTTAAGTTTGTGTCTTGATATAAAATAGTGAGTTAATATGTCAGTGTAACAGTTTTGGCCTTACAACACAGAGGTGAAAGAGTCTTGTGGGAAAGCAAAGGATTTTGACCAGATGCCAGAAAAAGAGTGACTCATGGTGACATTTTGGttattctttaactttttctactttaatgtttctgtacTCATTGACTTGTTCTTTGGTGAATTAACCAGTGAGCACAATAGAGACATCTATTCAGATCTAAAATTGGAACGCTATGAAGATTGGCGGCAGCAGCTAGTGCACCGCTCTCATCTCCGCCGTACAAAGCAGCTATTGTGTTTGAGCTCCAAACTGCCACGTCTCTCAGCAGTGGGACTAAGGGCAGAAGGTGACTTCAGACCGAGAGGAATGGTGGTATTGCTGGTATTCACTTAAATGTCAACTGTTCAGCGGGGGCTATAAAAAGGAGCGCTGATGGTCCAGAAGGCTGGGTTGCTATGAAACGCGTCCATTTTCAGCAGCTTAATTAGAAAAGATGATAGGGAGGGCTTAGttacatttcaaattattttggggtATGTCAACAACGACACGTCTAGATCCAATGGCTtactaacagaaaatattagCTGTAATTACGTCATCTTCTCCTGTTGTGTTAACCCTtcatttcacatgaaaaatatAGACTGTGCTGAAGTTTAATATGTGGcaatattgaaaagaaaatactggACCCCAGACTTCCCATATAGCTAATTATGATTTATGACAATGTCATATTAATtccatttttaaagcattttttatttaataaaatatattttttaaatccagttttcaGCCTCACCAAATCACTTGGAAGACACATCTGGTCAGTGATGCATTCAAAACTTTCATTAGATTTTAgttcaatgtttcattttgttatgatttaaaaaaacacactgattGAAAGATTAGGATAATTTGTTTTGAGATGCACTACTTTGGGTCAAGTCTAACTTGACAGTAAGTAGAACTTTTTGTGTCATATGGCGGCTATAAATTCAAATAACACAGATGATATTCCTCAAGGTTTCATTCTCAGgccactgttttaaaaaatatctgttttcttTGGAAGGAGTGTATCCACTCCGTCCATGGCAGTGTTTGCCCTTTCTGCTATGAAAAACTCTTTTAAACATATCAGGTTATAATGACATTCCCTGTCTTCAAGCATCTTCAGGTCTTCTAGATTCTGGACTTGCTTAGGtcatcaaaaaaacaacaacaacttgaaTTTTCCTCTCACTCAGCCATTTTTCTGTTAATCTGGGTGCATAATTGGACTGACTATAATGCttaaaaagttcagtttctcttcctcctcagcttagtttgctgttttttgaaAAGGCAACAGCATTTATGAATCTCGTTTGCTTTAACTTTGCCTTTTACATCCTTAAATGTCTAAAGTTTCATGTAATTCTTTTAAAGTCCCAGCAGTATGTCCCTGCTTGTTCCTCACTGTAATTTATCTATCATTTCGTccttttctgcactgttttacaGGCCCAGTTCTCTCACATCGGTGCATCCCTTCACACACGGACACCGTTCTCTTACAGAGTACCGGCTGACAGTCAGCCTGTCTTCTTGCTTGTTAATGTCCTGTATGCTCTTGTGCCTCATGCTCTGTGCTACCGTTGCTGCACGCAACCAGCCTTCTTCCTCAAGccaaagggagagaaaaaaacccaatga
This genomic window contains:
- the LOC103462041 gene encoding transmembrane 6 superfamily member 1 isoform X2, encoding MSASAGTGVFMLSLMSIPFCYLLNSFIYNNSAEAFFFAGCTALLILTTSARFMLKKKAPVDPLFYVYAVLAFLSVVNLIIGLEQDNIIDGFVTFYLKEAEPHINTAHGHMISYWDGCVHYLMYLLMIAAITWGDSYRAIGLYWVGSFVMRTMVYILGNAVGKYGSQVTPLFVLHMLYISVSVWACFRIFSQPSTHDAQLTSFQESQQTNLLQRPLDLLFIVYLIPALAFCVLRGLVVLDCPSKWCEDYTQQFEPYLKDPSAYPKVQMLVSMLYSGPYYIIALYGLLVPGCEWVPDLTLVHSGALAQAQFSHIGASLHTRTPFSYRVPADSQPVFLLVNVLYALVPHALCYRCCTQPAFFLKPKGEKKTQ
- the LOC103462041 gene encoding transmembrane 6 superfamily member 1 isoform X1, which encodes MSASAGTGVFMLSLMSIPFCYLLNSFIYNNSAEAFFFAGCTALLILTTSARFMLKKKAPVDPLFYVYAVLAFLSVVNLIIGLEQDNIIDGFVTFYLKEAEPHINTAHGHMISYWDGCVHYLMYLLMIAAITWGDSYRAIGLYWVGSFVMRTMVYILGNAVGKNTKNTGKYGSQVTPLFVLHMLYISVSVWACFRIFSQPSTHDAQLTSFQESQQTNLLQRPLDLLFIVYLIPALAFCVLRGLVVLDCPSKWCEDYTQQFEPYLKDPSAYPKVQMLVSMLYSGPYYIIALYGLLVPGCEWVPDLTLVHSGALAQAQFSHIGASLHTRTPFSYRVPADSQPVFLLVNVLYALVPHALCYRCCTQPAFFLKPKGEKKTQ